The following are encoded in a window of Flavobacterium psychrotrophum genomic DNA:
- a CDS encoding Hsp20/alpha crystallin family protein: protein MNLMKRNGNQIPGFQRLFFDDIPGRELFNWENNNFSNTSTTLPSVNIKETSDNYEVEVAAPGMEKSDFKITLDGNLLTISSVKEHQQASREESFTRKEFSYQSFQRSFELPKNVVDEDKISARYENGLLMLTIPKREEVKQKPPRMITIS, encoded by the coding sequence ATGAATCTTATGAAAAGAAACGGAAACCAGATCCCGGGTTTCCAACGTTTGTTTTTTGACGACATCCCTGGCCGCGAGCTTTTCAATTGGGAAAACAACAATTTTTCAAACACAAGCACTACGCTGCCATCGGTAAACATTAAGGAAACCTCAGACAACTATGAGGTTGAAGTCGCCGCACCCGGAATGGAAAAAAGTGATTTTAAAATTACTTTAGACGGTAACCTGCTTACGATTTCATCGGTAAAAGAACACCAGCAGGCCTCCCGCGAGGAATCTTTCACGCGTAAGGAATTTAGCTACCAATCCTTCCAGCGAAGTTTTGAACTGCCCAAAAATGTGGTGGACGAGGATAAGATCAGTGCCCGTTATGAAAATGGCCTTTTGATGCTTACCATCCCTAAGCGCGAAGAGGTAAAACAAAAACCACCAAGGATGATTACGATCTCCTAA